A stretch of Miscanthus floridulus cultivar M001 chromosome 13, ASM1932011v1, whole genome shotgun sequence DNA encodes these proteins:
- the LOC136500271 gene encoding uncharacterized protein: MSAPSAKPAEGNTLVLRVTEQTKEQRPEVRAQTMFIDAVARGKAVVITDAADAGPAPGPEEEPEEDEVEEVLGHLQDKRQHVYVSRWRNDQWVVHEKIPEVEETKKVERAAKQLVTEVQDSDASSEDDDSSDDDKKFKKKALASIAINNKPSIFDTSSTYLMAKPTKVKYDDSDDDDACESDDYWSDDTDNDEKDSKEALMDMLENAHTCLEMKRKKCKELRKELKVLKRSFDELNASHESLRKDHEELGSAHTKL; this comes from the exons atgagtgctccgagcgctaaacctgctgagggcaacaccttagTGTTGAGGGTAACAGAGCAGACCAAGGAGCAgcggccggaggtgagagcacagaccatGTTTATCGATGCTGTAGCCcgtgggaaggctgtggtgatcacagatgctgctgacgccggaccagcaccgggacccgaagaagagcccgaagaggatgaagtggaggaggtcctaggccatctgcaAGACAAGCgtcaacatgtgtatgtgtcgcgttggcggaacgaccaatgggttgtccatgagaaaatcccggaggtcgaagaaaccaagaaagttgaacgggcagcGAAACAGCTTGTGAcggaggtgcag gatagtgatgcttcttcggaggatgatgactcaagtgatgatgacaagaaattcAAGAAGAAAGCACTTGCAAGCatagccatcaacaacaagccttccatcttcgaTACTTCATCAACTTAtctcatggcaaagcccaccaaggtaaaatatgatgatagtgatgatgatgatgcttgtgaaagtgatgattatTGGAGTGATGACACTGATAATGATGAGAAGGACTCCAAGGAGGCTCTCATGGACATGTTGGAGAATGCCCACACATgtcttgagatgaagagaaagaagTGCAAAGAATTGAGGAAAGAGCTCAAAGTTCTCAAgcgatcctttgatgagctcaatgcttctcatgagagtctaaggaaagaccatgaggagcttggcagTGCTCACACTAAGCTTTAa